The segment gtttgtgcacagcaTTAGCAGTTACGAAATACTGTTTTGGTCTGAAATAAGATTTAATATTAAATCGGGTCACGAAATGCAGTAGCTTCCTCTGCTACAGTctgttttaaattctgttttggACGTCTTAGTTTAaattctctgttctctgtttggTTCCTCGGCTTTGACACACAACTCCACATACTCAATCTCATATTGTCTTTTTCTATGATCCCTCCTCTGTCAACCCCTCTATCCCTTTTGTGCATTATACATTAAAAAGTGGTTGCAATAGCTGTAGTGCAAACATCTAGTGCCAGCAAATATGCGTCACACAAGCCTCTGCCCTCAGACTCGGTTTCTTTGattctgtcagtctgtctatcTGTCCTCCTCACATGGCTTCTTTAATTTTTGTCTCTCTCACTACTCGAGATGTGGATCCCATTGCAGTCCTGTCACTTTCCTCTCCCTGCCGTTTTCATTTCGTTTCATTTCTTCGCCATTTTTCAACCCTAGCATTTTCATTCTGCTTCATCCTTAACCACGGTGTCCCACACTTGTCTCCACCATTCTCTGCTGATTGTATTCCCTCATCTGTCCTCCTCCACTCCAGTCATCTCTAAAAGTCATCCCACCCCCTGGGACACTGGggggagagatagagagaaagagacaaaaagagagagagagaaaacgagATTGTGGCAGGAGATATCGAGATATGACTGGACTTGAGGAAGCCCCTGGTGTCAGAAATTCACCTGCAAAAACTCCTTGCTTCCCCCGCTTTTCTCATCTGTATTCAcagtctctcctcctcctgctctcacctctcctccatcatacctccccacctctctcctctccttctcccttctTCCCTACCTCGGTTCTTTCCcttctctgtccctctgtgcaTCTCTTATCATCCTGCATTGCTCCACCTGCACTGTGGTGCAGCACTTACAATCAGGACTGTGCACACGAGCgcacacacttacaaacacatacacacacacacaaacgcaggGAGACACACGCCCACCACTTCCGGcagcccccctccctctctcacacctCTCTACTGCAGACACGAAACACTCTACAACCCCTGGTGTGCCAGTGCCTCATCGGGAGACGCTACTAGCATTACATCAAAACAGGATTCTGAATTAATGTGACTTGTTGTTTATACTACTTAAAATTATTGTTACACCAAAagtaaagacagagaaagagtaAATGTATATAACAATATAGTAATCAGGAATGTCCACACATCCtcatttatatatacacacacacacacatatatatatatatatatatatatatatatatatatatatatatgtatatataaaaatgagGATGTGTGGACATTCCTGATTACTATGCCAAAGAAGTGAGTCAAGCTTTTGGATGAATAATTTAgtgactaataataatattgaagGAATGTCTATGGAAAAAGAGGAGGTTTGGCTCTGAATGATGATTCATGTGTGGCAGATTTATTGGAGGGACAGGAGACTCTGGCCCTTTAATTTGGTGTTGCTAGGGAAATGAAGCTGTTTACTCTAGCATCAGCCACACAGATGATGTCTGCATAAACTCTCCATCGCAtgaatgcacatgcacacacactacacatCTAATACTTAGATGGAAAACAAAAGTAGATGGAAAGTTCATTGTTGGGCCAATCGAAAGTGTTGGACAATAGGACATTTGAGCTAAAACTGAGAATAAGTAACAAATCCTGACATCTAGTGGATATTTTATGGAATTGAacattgtgtttgcatgtaacATAGTTATGCTATTTTATATAATGTGTTAACCCTTAAACCTCTTTCCCCCCAGGCCCCATATGTAGGTCAAGGCCTACATAAGAATTGCATGAATGTACATAGAGTGCCACATATTTTGTCAAATTGTGATAACCAGTGTTAATACAAATGATGGGgttaaacaaaatgtaaatccTATCACAGATATAGCTTTTTCTGACAGACAGTGCTGGGAAAGAAAGTTTTCATGCTTTCTTTTCCATGTCTGTTAAACAGACTAAAGCCTTTTACAAATAAAGTCTACTTGGAATGGCAACAGTGCAAAAGTAGGACATGTACTCAATGTATCATACCAGTCATAAGCTTAAAAAGAGAATATGTAGTAAGCTAATGGTTATTAATAATAGCCTACTTAaaacatatattacattttacatacacTGTAGGCTAATTTTAGGCAAAATCTTGTATACAAATgtagtaattttattttattgttgttgctaGTTTTAATCCTATATAATTTGTCACTGCATGATAACAACAGATTTAAAGGTCGGATCAATAAACTGTGCGACCTCTATACGCGTATATTAGGCTGTAGTGGCAGTACTACATTACCCGACGGCCTTAGCTACAACGTCACTGAGTAAGCATTTTTGATCCACCTCGGCTACCCTAGTTGTTGTTTACTGCGAGCAAAGATGGCGAACGAACTGGACAGAGTGAGAATCTCAGCTGCGGAACTCCGTGCTGAAGCGTCGAATATAGACAATACTGCTGACTGCGAGAAAGGTGAGATAGCGTGAACCAGATATTCGGAGAAATACATGTGTGAAAAAGTCGATAAACTCAAGTAAAGTAGTACCACAAGTTAGTTGAAAGTAGCCTGCGGAGTTGCTAAGTTTTTAGCCTGCTAATGTTGTtagctaactaactagctagctaacgttgtCAGCCCGTCCCGCGCGGTCTGTTTTAAACGCCCCCTTTGACCAtaaccacacaaaaaaaacgTTAATTCATGTGCAATAAGTtctagttattttatttaagtacaCATTATATTTTACGTAACGTTACGTTAGTAAAGTAAATGAGTCCAGAGTACTTGAATATTGACTAACGTTAGGATGAATATGCTCGATTCTTGTCTTCGTCCAGTAGTTAACGTTAATTAACCGTTACAACTAAGTTAACAATAATTAGCTTTAACAGTAAAGTTTCATGTGAAAATTCAACCAGCAGACAAAATATTAATTGTTTGATAGTTGTTAACTAGTTTTTATAGCTTCCCTTTTGTTAATGTTCTTTTTCACGATCCctcttatttctatttattctatGTTTACGAAGCACTGGGAGCAAATTGCATTATATGTAGTTAATTAAGCATTTAGTTGTTAAagtgtgtaaatatttaaaaatatgttttcaccCATGGTTCATATTCTGAACCCTTGACATGACTAGTTTGAGGTTCTTGGCGATGTTACAGTTGAATGTCTACTTAATGATATTCTTCACCTTACTTTTACTATTGTACAAAACAGTAGTAAGTAGTAAGTGCCATAGAAAGTCATATAAGTACTGACAGTCTAAGGATGAgaaacagaatatttttcagtctgttttagTCTACAATGTTGTCTACTTTGACATTCACTaccttcatttctttttgtttctctataGACGAgcaacatgtacacaaacagcATAAGAGACGTGAAGGAAAGCGCCCTGATCTCCAGCGCTACCAGCCGGTAGCTGGACATGTACGGCGTCACCATGACAGCGAGGAGGGAGATGCCAGTCACAGTGATCCACAAGCCACTTACTCACACGAGCATGAGGAGCCCTCAAAGAGTGATAGAAGGGGTGTCTCTGAAAAAGTTTTAGAGAGACATGAGTGTACAGACGGTGGGGCAGGTACTgacaaaaaggaagaagagaggatAAGAGGTGATGGTAGTAACAGTCGGAGTTGTAAGAAAGGCAGCCAATCACAGGTGAAATCAGAAGTAAGTCAGGAAAAGgtttttattgaaaatgatAGGGAACACCAGGAACCTGCTGAAGCTGTGAAGTCGGCAAAGAAAGCTCGCAAACCTGACCGAGAATTTTATCAACCTGGGAGCCGGAGGAATATCCAAGGCAAGGACTGTGGAGTTGGAAAAGAGCAGGATAAACCTCCCCCTCGGAAGCATGAACAAAAAAGTGATCCAGAATGTCAACTGAGTACTGGGGAAATGGAGGGgaacaaaaaaactattttacagaAGCATGGAggtaaagataagataaaagtTAAATGCatacaggaaaatgtaaaattgtcTAAATCTGCTGAGGTAAGCAGAAAGCAAGGAAGCAGAGATGTGGAGAAACCTCTATTATCCTCAGATACTTCAATGGAGATAATCACTAGCAAAGTAGAAAAACTCAGTGTGAAAGAAAAGAGTAGAGTCGGATGTGAAGCCCAAGAGTTAAGTTGTGGAAGAGGGGAAACAACTAATAATGGAAAAAGAGCCCAAGGTGGAGTTAAAAAAGAGGTGGAAGAAAAGgtagagaagaagagggaaaaggGAAACcgcaggagaagaggaggggagaaggaaaaagagaaagatcgGGATTTCCAAAGGGGAGAGGATGAAGTAGGTGGTGGAGGAAAGAGCAACAAAGGGAaagctgagaaagaaagagacaggatAGCTGGTGAAGGAGACGGGGATAACAAACTGATGAAGACAGGAGAGACACAACAAGGCAAAGGAAAAAAGAACTACAGAGAAAACAGTAGAGgagataacaacaacaacaataggtccagagaaacagagaaggacactaaaacagaaagaaatgttgacAGAGCTACAGAAAGAGGTGATCGAAACAAATCCAATGCAAACATCACAACACCAACCTCAAAACGCTATTCTAAATCAGATATCCGGCGTTCACGGCATCGAActtacagcagcagctcagccagCAGTGTGACCAGCCTGGAGGGTCCTGGACTAGGAATGCGTGCTGAAAATAGCAAGTGGCCACACTTGGAGCCTAAGCACAATAATAAAGATGGGAAAACTAATAGTGGAGAAGGACAAAGAAGGCATTTACAAAGCTGGACAACTAACGGTGAATCTTCTACAGAGTCAATGGAAGGGAGCGAATTGAGTGACATTGCAGaagacaggagaagaagaaggagtgAGCGAGAGGAAGTGCTAAGTGCTGAGAGGCGAACAGAGGACAGGAATAAGCCGAAGGGAAACAAAGGAGGGGGTTGTGGAATCTTAAGGGTTTCTATAGATAAACAGAAAGGTACCTCATCACATGGTGGGAATATACAACATCACAAGCAAAGCTTGGTTCCTCGTGGCAGAGGTGGGGGTATCCTGGTACTCCCAACTTGCACAAACATCTCTAATTCACCTGAGGTTGGACAAAGACTTCTTTTTGGTGGAATTAGGGGAGGATCAGCTTGCAGAAGtagaggaggcagagggggaGGAGTGAGACGACTCTGGGATCCCAATAACCCAGACCAGAAACCTGCTCTTACCAGTACCCAATCCTCACAGCATTCATGTCTCCAACAGCCTGTATATCTGACAGGGAGTGGATTTGGACAACTTCATTTTCTGGACACAGATGATGAGGTAGCAAGCAGTCCTCCTATGCCACAGGGTGAACACTTTCGATCCCAGCAGGCTGCTGCCATGGGTTACTACAAATTCCAAAACTCTGACAACCCTTATGGCTACCCGATTCCCACCGGCAACCCACAAAATCATAGTGGCACCACCACCACACAGCGCTATCCATATCCTTATCATATGGGGCCCTACCAAATGGGTGCCCCTAATGGCATGTACCCAGGCCCTGGTGTTGGGCAGGTCTGTGGAAGTTACAGGGGGACAGGTTATACCCAACCAGGTGTAGGAGGTAGTTTGACACTTGAAGACGTGGAACAACAAGCCAGAGGGGAGTTGGGTAGGCTGCTGAGGGCTGCTGATGCACAGGAGGTCCAGCTCAGTAACCTTCTGTCCAGGGACAAAGTGAGTGCTGATGGACTTGATCGCATGACCCAGCTCAGGTGAGAATTTGGAGGAAAATACTTGAgtgatcatgttttatgttttactctTTTGTTTTATACTGCATGCTTGATTTGTTTACTCTTgggaataattaataataagcTTAACAGAACAGAACCTGTGACTATACTGAAAAGGTCATGCCCTCTTTTCTTCTAGAGTGGACCTTCTGGGCATATATGAGCATGTCATCCTAACAGACATCGAGTTTTCAGACTCTCAAAATGTGGATCAGGCCTTGTGGAAGAACGTCTTTTACCAAGTCATAGAGCGCTTTCGACAGCTACTCAAAGATCCCACCAATGACAGCACCTCTCATATCAGGAACATGCTGCTCACACTGCTTGATGAGGTAAAGAGTGTGAGGGAAATTCACATGGGGTGAGGTTTCACAAAAGGACTGTATTGAAGGGGTGCAGGGTGAAAGGGTCTAGCAATGATCTGTTTGCTGTGTCTTTTTTGGCCTTTGTACAGACCAAATATATCATATTTGGACACatgctttttttgttatttaatttatatggttcagtacatttatttttacataaaataattgATGTTACTGTTCCAAGTTTCatctttaatttcatttgaGGTTTACTTCTATAAGAAGAGCAGTGTGGGAGGTTTAACCTGACAATCACAACTATTAAACTAAATACTTGGTTGTTATGGTTTAAACTATAAAGATGTGGTCCTGCTTAGTTTCTAGGTAAATATTGGTACCAGTAAACTTGAAATTATTATGTGTATTTGGATGTCTATGAAGCTTGAAAAAGTTTTTGTCCAAAACAATATAGCAGCTTGTAATTTCTTGTAGTTCTAACAGGTCACAATTCATTTATTACGGTTGTATTGCTTTGAATATGAGGACTGTCTGAGAACTGAATGTGTGCAACACCACAGCTGTGAACTCATATGAACTCTAAATACAACAGTGTGAACCAGAGCTAACTGACCAGCTGGATATAATATAGTTGTATAATTCGGCATCACATTAAAGATGACTAATTATacaaaacaatgtattttttgtcattgtaactgatcatttgctgtgttttacagGGAGCACAGTTCTTTGATTCTCTTCTTCAGAAGCTGCAGACAGTGTACCAGTTTAAGTTAGAGGAGTACATGGATGGCATGGCTATCAGGGCTCGGCCATTACGCAAATCGGTAAGGCTGTATCCCTTTCATTTGATGTTAAGATTAACACATGACTAGAAATATAGTTTCTGACTGAAATGTAGTTTCTTACAACTTCTTATTTACATCTATATCTTTATTTAGTTATATTGTAACAAAACGTTTTATGTAGtaaatttgtttgatttttatccTATTATCTTTTTCAGGTGAAGTATGCACTTATTAGTGCTCAGCGATGTATGATATGTCAGGGAGATATTGCACGGTACCGGGAGCAAGCCAGTGACTCAGCCAACTACGGCAAGGCTCGCAGGTAAGCTGTATTTCAGGCATTCTGTGATATTTCTTACACGCAGTAAACAGCACAGGATGTGTATAGGCATTTATATGTTATGTCTTTAGGTCATGAATTAATATTTATGGCTATCTTTATTGGTGTGTAACAGTTCTTTTCTACCAGGCAGTTGATTTTCATTCAGTCCTAATTATTTTTGAAAGTTTTTGTACTGTACAAGTCTCTGTCTTTGACAGCTTTTTGTATATTACACATGACATGAGAACCTTATAACTAAAGGTAGAAACAGACCTTTCTTTGATGGCCTCTGATGgctaaatatttctttttttttttttagctggtACCTGAAAGCCCAGCAGATCGCCCCTAAAAATGGACGCCCTTATAACCAGCTGGCCCTGCTGGCAGTCTATACAGTAAGTAATGTAGTcaaagtaaagaagaaaagagagattttaatatttagctGAAAACATTCTGTGCGGTATAATTAAATCACTGGAAACAACCAACCACTGTGACAAATATTTCCTCTGACATGTTTCAGGGGTACAtgaaatataatgttatattttgTCTAATTATCGGTTCACACCCACTCTCAGTGTACATCCGTTTGTAGAGTATTGCCCTGCCCTGCTTTACTCTCATCCCACCTCTCACTTACAGAAGCGAAAGTTGGATGCTGTGTATTATTACATGCGCAGCTTGGCAGCTTCCAATCCCATTCTGACTGCGAAGGAAAGCCTGATGAGTCTGTTTGAAGAAGCCAAGCGTAAGGTCAGGCACACACATTGGTCATTAACTTAGCCAAATAACTAGCCAAATAATTGACTTTTAAGGCCATTTTTAGGGAAAAAGGAAGTAAATACAATGACATATATTTATTAGTGTGTTAATGCAATCATTTGCTCAACACATTACTTAAGTAGCATTACTAAAGTTGAAAAGGTAAAAATTTCAGGCAGCACAGGTTCTACTTGTTTACAGGCTTTGTTTTTGTAGGCCGAACAGCTTGAGCGaaggaggagacaggagcatGAAGGAGGCTCCAGGGGTCCACCAGTAAAAGGAAGACGAAGAGGTGAAGAAGGGGCGCGTGTGGAGATTTGGATTCGCAGTACTGGACAAGCAGCAACCCCATCTTCTCAGAGAGGAGGTAGTGAGTCCAGCAGAGATTCTGAACAGGATGGAGAGCTGGGAAGTCTCAGTGCCAGTGATGTAagatgcttttctttcttttactttctctcaTACcctcatacatacacacacatcatatcTCATGCGTGATGTGCCTTTATATGTATTTGGACTCAAAAGCAATGCACATTTGATGTTAGTCCTATAGTTAGGGGCACAAGTGCTTAAAGATACCAGTTTACATCTTAAACTGTTTTATAGTTTACCCTTTTCctattaatttattctttttccttgattttttcctccctctaatactctttatatttttaccttttcaataattcaaattaaaattttatttgtcgcatacacagtcatacaccGTACGACATGCAGTAAAATGCTTTTTTGCGACTGTTCAGATATATAGGttaagaagaataaaatatgcatatttaatatacaacataaaaacatacaacaaataagaataaaattCCTTAATTTCTAGGCTTTTATCTCTGTACACTtgacttttgttgttttaaccCCCTCTTTAGCCTTTCTTTCATACTTTATTTTTCGTTTTGTTTATCTCTTTCTACTGCACACACTCTCTGTTCACCATTTGTCAGTATATCTTGTAGGAAAAAGACATTTGTATGTGCCCTTCCGGTTCATGTCCTCCCACTCCTATTGTTCAAAATTGCAGGTACATTTAATGGTGATGTCAGCTCCAAATATCTCTTTGTGCTTTGTCAGTGAatgacaaaacatgttttcctgtcATGGCTGTAGGATAGCTAAAGAGggctgtttacatttaaaaaaaaaaaaaagattaataatATATCAATTTCCATGgccttctctttctttatccAGCTGAATAAGAGGTTCATTCTGAGTTTCCTACATGCACATGGAAAGCTCTTCACTAAAGTGGGGTGAGTGATGTCTTATGGGTTCTAGCACTTAAATTGCACTGAAGGATGTTTAAGGATTGAGAATACAATCAAAGATTTATGTTTGTGTCggtcatactgtatatgtctttCATACGCAGAATGGAATCCTTCCCCGAAGTGGCAAGTCGTGTCCTGCAGGAGTTCAAGACACTACTCCAGCATGGCCCTTCCCTTCTGGGCTGCTCGCATATGCTGCAGATCATCACCATCAATATGTTTGCCATACACAATGCCCAGATTAGAGGTGATGCTGCATACATCCACGTCATTATCTTCAATATGATCATCATCAAACAACAAGCATTTCTTCATACTGTCAACACATTCATTATAATTAATAAGTATGCATGAGTGAACacgttattttattttaagtaattaACGCGACCAGTACATAGTTCAGAATAGCTATTTGACATCCCTTTAAGGTTACCTTATCATATGCAATTTCTTTATTATACAGGCTAGCATACAGGTTTTTTTCTAACTTGAATACAATtagaaaatgaacacacatgctGGGGCAAACTACAAGTCACTGTTAATACTGATATAATGACTGTTGATGTCTCTCTCAGATGAAGAAGGCCTGCGGTCCGTTTTACAAGAACAAAGCACTTCCCTGGGTCTTGGCATGTTTGCACTATTGGTGCAGCGCTGCACAGAGCTGCTCAGAGATACTCCTGCAGGTACAAACTCAGTAGAAAGCCCTACAAGTGTTTAATCAGTTACATGCAGTTATATCTACATTAGTATTTTCACCTATGTCCAAAGAGTACTTAAACACATAAATTACTATACAGTCTCACAGCACATCAGTAGATACTATTTGTTCAGCTATTTGTTTACAATAATTGGTCACACTCTGTATCTCTCTTTCAGAACCAGTCCCCATggcagatggagaggaggacGGTAAAAGGGGAGAGCTAGGGGGTATGGTGAGGGTCTCTGTCTTCCCATTGGACTTGAAAGAATTACTGCCAAGTATCAAGGTTTGGTCTGACTGGATGTTGGGACACCCAGACCAGTGGAATCCGCCACCATGCGGTATAGAGTAAGCTCGTTAAACCTGCAATAacttgctttttgttttattttttcgtttttgtttgttgtttagatACATCAGCATTACCACTTCTTTGGAGCCGTGTTTCTGGCCATTTGATGAATGTAGATTTAATATTCACCCTGTTTTATGTTCAACTATACTACATGGTGACATGTTTTTTATACACCTTATTGCATTCTACATTGTCGCTTGATGTAATTTTCTATTATAAAATATGGGTTATAGCTGCCTTAAATTACTTTCTCATGGTAAACTGTTGGGTCAGCTTGTGCATTATCACCACTTatgtcttttcctctctgtcaaGGTGCAGTCCTGATGTTTGGCAGTGCCTGGCTGACTTTTGTAATGTTCTGGCACATGTGGACCATGAGGAAGTGCCACTGTACAAAATTGACAGTGATGAAGGTGAGGGAGATGAGGAGTTGACTGTGCTGCAATTGAAGGAAGACCGACTGCTTGCTGGTTTTGTACCACTGTTGGCTGCACCACAGGAGCCTtgttacacagacacacacactgacatggtGAGTAGAAAATAAATTTTCATTATACAATCCAAACTCAAAAAAGGTCGGCTGTAAAAGCAGAATGCAATGATATAACATGTTGCCTGGACAGGTAAGTGGTACTAACAAGAAATATCGACATCTACAGTACACATTATCATtatgatgtactgtatttgagTATTATTAAAAGATTAAGAGAATCTGCAGAAATATCTGTGTTTGAGGGACAATGCCAAAATGCAATGGTTC is part of the Anabas testudineus chromosome 14, fAnaTes1.2, whole genome shotgun sequence genome and harbors:
- the smg6 gene encoding telomerase-binding protein EST1A, whose translation is MANELDRVRISAAELRAEASNIDNTADCEKDEQHVHKQHKRREGKRPDLQRYQPVAGHVRRHHDSEEGDASHSDPQATYSHEHEEPSKSDRRGVSEKVLERHECTDGGAGTDKKEEERIRGDGSNSRSCKKGSQSQVKSEVSQEKVFIENDREHQEPAEAVKSAKKARKPDREFYQPGSRRNIQGKDCGVGKEQDKPPPRKHEQKSDPECQLSTGEMEGNKKTILQKHGGKDKIKVKCIQENVKLSKSAEVSRKQGSRDVEKPLLSSDTSMEIITSKVEKLSVKEKSRVGCEAQELSCGRGETTNNGKRAQGGVKKEVEEKVEKKREKGNRRRRGGEKEKEKDRDFQRGEDEVGGGGKSNKGKAEKERDRIAGEGDGDNKLMKTGETQQGKGKKNYRENSRGDNNNNNRSRETEKDTKTERNVDRATERGDRNKSNANITTPTSKRYSKSDIRRSRHRTYSSSSASSVTSLEGPGLGMRAENSKWPHLEPKHNNKDGKTNSGEGQRRHLQSWTTNGESSTESMEGSELSDIAEDRRRRRSEREEVLSAERRTEDRNKPKGNKGGGCGILRVSIDKQKGTSSHGGNIQHHKQSLVPRGRGGGILVLPTCTNISNSPEVGQRLLFGGIRGGSACRSRGGRGGGVRRLWDPNNPDQKPALTSTQSSQHSCLQQPVYLTGSGFGQLHFLDTDDEVASSPPMPQGEHFRSQQAAAMGYYKFQNSDNPYGYPIPTGNPQNHSGTTTTQRYPYPYHMGPYQMGAPNGMYPGPGVGQVCGSYRGTGYTQPGVGGSLTLEDVEQQARGELGRLLRAADAQEVQLSNLLSRDKVSADGLDRMTQLRVDLLGIYEHVILTDIEFSDSQNVDQALWKNVFYQVIERFRQLLKDPTNDSTSHIRNMLLTLLDEGAQFFDSLLQKLQTVYQFKLEEYMDGMAIRARPLRKSVKYALISAQRCMICQGDIARYREQASDSANYGKARSWYLKAQQIAPKNGRPYNQLALLAVYTKRKLDAVYYYMRSLAASNPILTAKESLMSLFEEAKRKAEQLERRRRQEHEGGSRGPPVKGRRRGEEGARVEIWIRSTGQAATPSSQRGGSESSRDSEQDGELGSLSASDLNKRFILSFLHAHGKLFTKVGMESFPEVASRVLQEFKTLLQHGPSLLGCSHMLQIITINMFAIHNAQIRDEEGLRSVLQEQSTSLGLGMFALLVQRCTELLRDTPAEPVPMADGEEDGKRGELGGMVRVSVFPLDLKELLPSIKVWSDWMLGHPDQWNPPPCGIECSPDVWQCLADFCNVLAHVDHEEVPLYKIDSDEGEGDEELTVLQLKEDRLLAGFVPLLAAPQEPCYTDTHTDMAIAADCKRVTVLKYFLEALCGQEEPLLAFKGGKYVSVAPSPPPNHSVDSRTRQDSLTEKETDDVIVEAESSLSASEGEEDAEEAGDGENDIKQLKARRHALANKLAQQQKRRAKIQAVLQTGGQLELEVRPVFLVPDTNGFIDHLEGLRKLLQCGNYIIVVPLIVITELDGLAKGQDNFGGMGSGGRSTGSRGNYNVSAAHVRAVQDKARLAVAFLEKGFEARESCLRALTSRGNQLESIAFRSEDTSGQQGNNDDVILSCCLHYCKDKAKDFMPDQRNGTVRLQREVVLLTDDRNLRVKALTRNVPVRDIPAFLSWAKVG